A genome region from Erigeron canadensis isolate Cc75 chromosome 3, C_canadensis_v1, whole genome shotgun sequence includes the following:
- the LOC122591902 gene encoding uncharacterized protein LOC122591902, with translation MAKRFGSTVLLDEPFEWYDDSSLEIFADAIEADGESSTARSRRKVVNRNRWEAGERLFHDYFSDEPKFDDDFFEDRYRMPKRLFLNIVHDLESRQLATGNPPDEYDEYLEMAQRTSRECLQVFCDAIVEMYEQEYLRRPTTHDILRLYEAHEERHHIPGMLGSLDCTHFVWKMCPVELRGQYKRGDHQYPTIMMEATASHDLWIWHAFFGPPGSLNDINVLQQSPLFLPERMGTTPNCPFSVNDHTYRRGYYLVDDI, from the exons ATGGCTAAACGATTTGGATCTACGGTTTTACTAGATGAACCGTTTGAATGGTACGATGATAGTAGTTTGGAAATATTTGCGGACGCGATCGAGGCCGATGGTGAAAGTTCTACGGCAAGGTCAAGGCGTAAAGTTGTTAACCGCAACCGTTGGGAAGCTGGAGAAAGATTGTTTCACGACTACTTTTCTGATGAACCGAAATTCGATGATGACTTTTTCGAGGATAGGTATCGTATGCCTAAACGTTTATTCTTAAATATTGTTCATGATCTTGAGTCGCG GCAGCTTGCAACCGGTAACCCACCGGATGAGTATGATGAGTACTTGGAGATGGCTCAAAGAACGTCACGCGAATGTCTCCAGGTTTTTTGTGACGCCATTGTAGAAATGTATGAGCAAGAATATCTGCGTAGACCAACAACGCATGATATTTTGCGGTTATACGAAGCACATGAAGAGAGACATCACATTCCCGGTATGTTGGGCAGCCTAGATTGTACACATTTCGTATGGAAAATGTGTCCAGTTGAGTTGAGGGGCCAGTATAAAAGGGGTGATCATCAATACCCCACGATTATGATGGAGGCGACGGCTTCTCATGATTTGTGGATATGGCACGCATTTTTTGGTCCTCCTGGTTCACTGAACGATATCAATGTTCTGCAGCAGTCTCCATTGTTCCTCCCCGAGCGCATGGGCACGACACCTAACTGCCCATTCAGTGTGAATGATCACACGTACCGACGTGGCTATTATCTAGTGGATGACATATAA
- the LOC122590580 gene encoding glycine-rich protein-like, with the protein MSSKTFLFLALAFAVVLLITSEVAATREVAATHESVTDADYHHKLDGRGGYNDKPTAEDDEGGSAGDKDPDIEARCRYRCCSYSPRGWCIRCCRTYAEAVAFEQTRN; encoded by the exons atgtcttcaaaaactttcctttttcttGCCCTAGCTTTTGCAGTTGTTCTTCTCATTACCTCTGAAGTGGCTGCTACGAGAGAGGTGGCTGCGACTCATGAAA GTGTAACAGATGCCGATTATCACCACAAACTTGATGGACGTGGTGGTTATAACGACAAGCCTACGGCTGAAGATGATGAGGGTGGTAGTGCAGGTGACAAGGACCCTGACATAGAAGCACGATGCAGGTACCGTTGCTGTAGTTACAGCCCAAGAGGATGGTGCATTAGGTGCTGCCGCACTTATGCAGAGGCTGTCGCGTTTGAACAAACTcgaaactaa
- the LOC122591903 gene encoding loricrin-like, which produces MDAVVIITVVKPTVVVRVPTTTLTTYKENALAVVTTKKDGASAFEVDEKKRRPIDEAAGIVGSEDLEVADGHDFSIADSGGVGGSVGGGGSGGGGSHGGGSSGSGGYGGGSGGGSKGGGGSGSGGGSKGGGGSGSGGGAHGGGSKGGGSSGGGSGGSGGGGSKGGSGSGGGSKGGGGSGGGGGHGGGSGGSKGGGSSGGGSHGGGSKGGGSSGSGGGSKGGGGSGGSGGGSKGGGSSGGGSKGGGGSGGGGSGGGSKGGGGSGGGSKGGGGSGGGSKGGGGSGGGSKGGGGSGGGSKGGGGSGGGSKGGGGSGGGGSGGSGHGGSGGGGHGGSGGGGHGGGSKGGGGSGGGGHGGGSSGSGGGNKGGGGSGGGGYGGGSGGSRGGGGGGGGSGGGLE; this is translated from the exons ATGGACGCGGTGGTAATTATAACAGTAGTAAAGCCAACGGTGGTCGTGCGAGTGCCAACAACCACCCTGACGACGTACAAGGAAAATGCACTTGCTGTGGTTACAACGAAAAAGGATGGTGCATCAG CATTTGAAGTAGATGAGAAAAAGAGACGCCCTATTGATGAAGCAGCTGGGATAGTAGGGAGTGAAGATCTTGAGGTAGCAGATGGTCATGATTTCTCAATTGCTGACAGCGGCGGAGTTGGAGGAAGTGTAGGAGGAGGTGGAAGTGGAGGCGGTGGCAGTCATGGTGGCGGAAGTAGTGGAAGTGGAGGCTATGGTGGTGGAAGTGGAGGGGGAAGCAAGGGAGGTGGCGGCAGTGGAAGTGGTGGTGGTAGCAAGGGAGGAGGAGGCAgtggaagtggtggtggtgccCATGGAGGAGGTAGCAAAGGAGGTGGTAGTAGCGGCGGAGGGAGCGGAGGTAGTGGAGGTGGAGGAAGTAAAGGAGGTAGCGGTAGCGGTGGCGGGAGTAAAGGAGGTGGGGGaagtggaggtggtggtggacaTGGCGGGGGCAGCGGAGGAAGCAAAGGAGGAGGAAGTAGCGGGGGTGGAAGCCATGGAGGTGGTAGCAAAGGAGGAGGAAGcagtggtagtggtggtggaaGCAAAGGAGGTGGTGGTAGTGGAGGTAGTGGTGGTGGAAGTAAGGGAGGTGGCAGTAGTGGAGGCGGAAGCAAAGGAGGCGGTGGTAGCGGAGGTGGTGGAAGCGGGGGAGGAAGCAAAGGAGGTGGTGGAAGCGGGGGAGGAAGCAAAGGAGGTGGTGGAAGCGGGGGCGGAAGCAAAGGAGGTGGTGGAAGCGGGGGCGGAAGCAAAGGAGGTGGTGGAAGCGGAGGCGGAAGCAAAGGAGGAGGTGGAAGCGGAGGCGGAAGCAAAGGAGGAGGTGGAAGCGGAGGAGGAGGAAGCGGTGGAAGTGGACACGGCGGGAGTGGCGGAGGTGGACATGGCGGAAGTGGAGGCGGAGGACATGGTGGAGGTAGCAAGGGTGGGGGCGGAAGTGGAGGAGGGGGGCACGGAGGTGGTAGCAGCGGAAGTGGTGGAGGTAACAAAGGTGGGGGCGGAAGTGGTGGTGGAGGATATGGTGGAGGTAGCGGTGGATCTcgaggaggtggtggtggaggcggcggcAGCGGAGGTGGTCtagaatga
- the LOC122591904 gene encoding uncharacterized protein LOC122591904, whose product MRDYFGENPKFGERWFRHRYRMSQRLFLKIVADIEATFPYFRDGVDAKGRKSFSPIQKCTSAIKLLSTGEPADNYDDYLCMAERTSRETLEYFCDAVIHLYKREYLRKPTSHDVALLYNAHETRHHLPGMLGSLDCTHVHSFFGLPGSNNDINVLNRSPLYDTTRNGTAPNTSFTLRGRLYRRGYLLTDGIYPKWLTFVKAYPHPVDPKEVKFKRV is encoded by the exons ATGCGCGACTACTTCGGCGAAAACCCAAAGTTTGGGGAGCGTTGGTTTCGCCATCGCTACCGTATGAGCCAACgtttgtttttgaagattgtcGCCGACATTGAAGCTACTTTCCCGTATTTTCGTGATGGAGTAGACGCGAAGGGAAGAAAGAGTTTCTCGCCGATTCAAAAATGCACGTCGGCAATTAAACTACTTTCAACGGGTGAACCGGCGGACAACTATGATGATTATCTATGTATGGCCGAAAGAACAAGCCGGGAAACTCTCGAGTATTTTTGTGACGCGGTTATTCATTTGTACAAGCGGGAGTATTTGCGCAAACCGACATCCCACGACGTCGCCTTGCTGTACAATGCGCATGAGACGCGACACCATCTGCCCGGTATGCTCGGTAGCCTTGATTGTACGCATGTT CATTCGTTTTTTGGTCTCCCCGGAtcaaacaacgacattaatgtgttgaatCGGTCGCCGTTGTATGATACTACTAGAAATGGAACGGCTCCGAACACGTCATTCACTTTACGTGGCCGCTTGTACAGACGTGGGTATTTGCTTACTGATGGAATATATCCTAAGTGGTTAACGTTTGTAAAAGCGTATCCGCATCCAGTTGATCCAAAAGAAGTGAAATTCAAGCGAGTGTAG